ATACATTTCCTCTGAAGTCACTTACAGGCTGAGTCCTAGAGACCTTTGCAAAAGGCatcctcccacccccttccccccaaACCTTGGGCTCCTAGAGGGAAGGTGTAACCGGGAAGGCACTGGTCACTTGGGGGCAGCTGCATGTCACATATCCCCAAGGAGCATCTGGAACTGGCCAGGTGCTCCAGAGGGAAGGCCAGGGAAAAGATTGGAGAATGCACCTCGGGCCACAGCTCCCAGACTTCATAGTCCAGGGACGACACACTTGCCACGTGACTGTGTTGTCCACGCAGGAGGGGAAGGCCTGCAGACACACGTGCATCATTGGGATGGGGCTGAAAACCCAGTTCCTGGGCGGGTCTGCCTGTGAGGTGTCAGGCGCTGCTTCACTGGCATTACCCCATTTTGTCCTCGTATCCATCTTATGGGGTGGGTATGATTCTAATTTTATTggtgaaactgaggcttaaaatgTCTTGACCGAGAGCCTTCAGTTAGAAAGTAGTCTGGCCTGGAAACCACACTCGCTGGGCCCACTCcagctctctccccctccctctccaggcAGCCTCTCGTATCCAGGAGTGTCTGGGTCCCAGCTGCAAACACAGAGAATGCCATTTTTCAAGCACCTCCCCTAAGAGGAACAGCACCATGTTACAGGTGCTTCAGCTCATTGTCGGCCAGAGTTTTACATGTCCTGTGCCtctggtggggaggtgggaggtgggaagtgaGGCCGGGACACCAGCATTTGGGGAGTTCAGACTGATGTCAGGGAAGGTGGGAAGACAGTGAAGCAGGCTGATAAGGTAAGTGCTGGGTCAGCCAGCAGGGTTGGGgacgggggtggtgggggggctgCCAGATACTCACTCTGCATCTGCTGGTGCTGCATCCTTCCAGCAGACGCCTGTCTCTCTATCAGgcacctcccttcctctctcctgcaCATGCACAGCTTTGAGAAGAAGCCTCTTAATTCCCAAACAGGTTAGTACGGCCCTCTGTCTGGGTCTGGGATTTCCCCAGCTGACTGATTTATTTACGTTCACAGTGAATTTACGCACTGACTTCCTCTCTTGGAGGGGAAGGCATGACCTGGAGCTCAGCGGAGGAGCTAAGTAGGAGGAAAGTGTGTGCTCTGGGCCGAGGTTGACATCCTCTGGCAGCCAGCCCACGACAGTTCAGGCTGTGGGGAGATGGATGGACAGAGCCATGGCCCAGCCCAGAGGGAAGGTGAGCATCTGAAAACCCAGGTCAGTGCAATGGAGCAAACAGTCCCACGTGTGTCCTGCAGACTTGTGAATGATGAGAGCTAGTTGCCACGTGAGCCTCTGCCCTGAGTAGGGGAGAGGAGGGTGGAGACAGGGAGAGTCACACTGGGAAGCCACTGAGGCCAGCTCCGCTGGTTACAGACACCATGCCCTGAAATCCAAACCAGATTTCTAGAACAGCCTTGGCAAAGAAGGGGTTTAAGAGACCGGACCTGTgtacgggggtggggggtgggggtgccgtGGGGGAATGGCCAGTGTCCACGCAACCTCTGTGATTTTGCTGTGTGGAAACACACACCTGAAAGGATGGATCTCCTGCTCGGCAAAAGAAGAAAGGTTctgatttaaaattcaaatcCTATGAAGGCAACACTTTCAAAAGGACAGCCAGAGAGCATCAATCTGTGGGTTGTATCCACCCAACAGGCTCTCATTTGGGCATCTCTGTTTAGCTATTCCCTGGCTCCAATAGATGGGAGGTGTTATTATCCCTATTTACAGACAGGAAACAGAGTGAGGAGGCAGAGGGACTTGCCTGCAAGGTCAGAGCTGAGGGTGACAATGAGCAGAACACAGCAGGGTGACCCTGACACACCCTACCTTGGGCATGGGGAACTCGCAGGCTCCTGAGCAGTAGTAGGCGTCGAAAGACTTGGGTGAGATGATCCATTCATTCCACCCTATGTCCGCGAAGTCCACCTTCAGATACCTCCGGGAACAGACCCGTGGCTCATCCCATTGCTTCTTCCGGGCTTTCTGCATCGTCTTCTCGTCGAAGTCCAGCACCTGTGAGGAGGCCATGAACACATCCTGGCCCTTCTTCCTGCGGTCCTTGCGGCCTGGCCGTGGCTTCAGCGCACGGAAGGGGCTGGGCCACAGCTCGTGCTTGTGGTAGTGCTGGGCGTGGGGGGCATGTTCTGGCCTCTCATCCAGCCCAGGCAGCTCATTATTCTGGAGGGGCCCGGTGGCCTGTGTGGCCCGGCGCACTCGGGGGTCTGCTGAGCTGTTGGGGGCTGCACCAGGCTCGGGGTCCCCAGCCTGGAAGGGGTCGTATCTCTGCAGTGTCACCGCCACGCTGTTGGGCTCTGAGATGGCCAGGTCATTGGCATAGATAAGAATGTAGGGCGCGTGAGGGCCGAGCCTGGGTACCCCCATGTCCTTCTCCCCAGAATCCAGCTGAGCAGACAGGAGCAGCTCGCCATCCCGGCGGGCCGCCTTGACAATGAGGGAGATGTCCTTGGCCTGCCACAGGCCTCGCGGCGGGGGTGGCAGGGCCATGGCCCCACGGAGCAGCCCCTGAGTGGCCGTGTTCTGCGAGAGGCTGCGGAAGAGCAAGTGCTGGCGTGCGGGTGGGCCAGGGGGCAGCAGGCGGCAGGATGCATTCTTGGCCCGCTGTTTGCAGGGTACTTCACGCGCCGGGGGCCACCGTGGCTCTGAGTAGAAGTGGAATGTGGCCGTCAGGATCATTTCTGAATCTTGCATGGAAGTCAGGTTGAAGAAATACACGGCCTTCTGGTTGACCACTTCTGTGAGGGAAGGACAGACCACATCCTGTTAGGTTGTCTCCTGGATAGGCCCCACGTTCACAAGGTCTTCCTCCTCAAGTTAAGGAGGAGGAACGCCTACTGATGAGAGCACTTCCAGGCCAGCCAGGCTTTCCTCATCCCTTGTAATTCTCACATTGAACTGATGAGGGCACCCTTTGCTATTTTCAGTGACCTGATGAGTATAAGGGATTAAGGTCAGAGAGGTCGGGGATTGTCCACATCCCAttacaaagaaaggaaggaaaaaaagccgGCAGACAGGGTAAATGCTCCGGGTTGCTGCACCCTGAAGCTCCCATTCCCACCCCTGTGCTCTGATGCCCCTCAATGAACAAGTGTTCCCCACCTCCTTCATTCATGAGACAAGGTGGAATGAGGTATCTGGGATAGCTTGGGTTACAGTggtgccacccccacccccgccacctctTATATTTGCACAGCCCTCTATTTTACAGACGTTAAATGCAGTCCTTTGTCCAAATGAGGCAAATTAAGTAGCGTGCCTCACACTGTACCTGCACTCTGAGTGGCTTCTGAAAAAACCTGAACTTAAGAACACAGCCATTTGAGTATCTGCTATTTATTCTGCCCAAGACCTTTTAAACTTGTTTTACAAGGAGACAGCACTATCAGGGTTGTATCAGGTCACTCAATAGAACCGCCAACATCAGGTTGCTCTCCAGAGGCCAGAACCATGATGGGGACCAGGATCCCTCCAACACATGTGGGGTTGACTTGCACAAGTTCACCAACAAAGCAGCCCCACCCTTCAAGCTGGGAAAGACCCTAGGAATCAGGCTTCCAGGCCCTAATGGGACAACACCTTGCTCATCTGCCTCAGAGGGACCTAGAATCTCTGTCTCACCTGAATGCTTGGAggattaaataaataacatatataagGTGCCAGACACAAAGGAGGAATCCCCCAAATGTGCTTCTACACCACTTTTACCTAAATGACCCAGGCTGGCAGAGGAAGTGCCTCCTACACCAGTGCAGGCCCCTCTCACTCAATGGTCCAGCTAACACAGCTGAAAAAGTATCCAATTCAGGTCAACTCTGTCATTCTGCTAACAGGTTCTCTGCTACAGAACACTTAAGAGGGTTGAGAGTAGAcatttctgactctttccaaagagctggctcttcacagcaGGAGGCAAGCATCTCTGGCCTAGAAACCTGCAGTTCTTGATGAGAAGGAAAACAGCAGACTGGGGGGAGCCAAGATGGGACTTCCTAGAGGAAAGCACCTTGGCTCCCCTTCCAGTGTCAAAGTAGAGAGCAAGAGAGGTACTAAAGAAGTATAACTGTGACCACCAAGGTCAGGACAGCAAACTTGGCTTGAGGTGTGTATGACCAGATGAAGGTGCTGGGAGGACTGTCCCCTGGGTGGCAAGACATGATGTAGAGGAGCAGAGTGTGGCCTGCCCTGGAGGTTATTTCTGCATGGGGTACAGGAGGGGAATGGTACATGCTGCCCTCCCTTAGGATGGAGAACCAAGGAGAGCATGCTCAGGAACTCAGAGAGGGAGGAATCTTAGCAGTCAGGCAGCCTGATCAATTACCCTCAGGGCAGGCAGGAGTCCTTCCTCCATTTGGCTTGAATGCCTTTGGCCACAGGCAGCTTTGCCTTTACTAGGCAGCCTGCTACATGAAGACCCTCCCTGCTGGGAACCGTGTGGGTGGGTAACCCCCAAGCCTCCAGTGGCTTGAAGGGCCACAGACTGGCCCAGCTCTGACTGTGCCTGCATCCCTACATTGCAGGGAACTCCAGACTGTGACTGAGAGAAAGGCCACCTACCTGAAGTCTCCTAGCTTGGATTAGCCCTGGCTAGAAAGGAGAATCCACAAAGAGAAGTCCCTATTTCCTGTGAACCATGCTGGTGCCTGTGGCTCCCGTCTCATGGTAGCTAGAAAagatccttccttcctccttcctatGATTCCTCTCTCCATTCCTGCACCCTCCCCCGCCTCCCTCTCTTTTCCAGATAATTATTTGGGATACTTCTACTTTGGGCTAAGTGCTGGGCCAATCAGGATCCTGGCAAAGGTGGTCAGAGGTACTCAGAGGAGTTCATTCCAGGGATGGCATTCATTCCAGACAGATGGCAATGGTTGGGAGCGGCTGCAGTGCCTGTCACAGCTTCACAGGACACTGTCCACATGAGGCCCCCCCATGAGCTGGGTGTTCTCAGCATCAGGTCACCATCCTGCTCCTAGCCTTCCATAGCGCCCCCTCAAAAAAAACTCAACCTCTTACCAAGGCCCTATGATCTGGCCTGCCTACCTCCCCAACTCCATCTGCCCTCCGCACCCCCATCTCTGCCCCAGTCACCCTGGCTTCCTCTCCTTCCACACATGAAGCTCCCATCTCAGGGCTTTCTCCCAGCTATTCCTTCTGCCATTATCATTTCTCCCACCGGAATCACAGTGCCTCTCTCCTTCAGGGCTCCACTCAAGCAGCATCCCTAACAAAGGGGGCCACTGGTTTCCCTGGCTGGAGGAGCAGCCCCATCACTTTGTCTGTCCTGGGCTTCATTCATCTTCATATCACTTTGGGACATGCTGATATATATTTCATTGtaactttttctctttccccctaGAACACAACGTTCAAGAGGGCAGGGCTTTGTCAGCTGAGTACACTGCTGTATCTCTAGATCCTAGTGCAAAGCCTAAGTGATTGTCACTGCTCAGAAATACATGCTGAATGGTAGGGTAGGGAGGGGTCTCTGCTAGATCAGTCTGCTTCACTGAACAAAGAGGGTTCCTGgcctgctgccctggggctcAGCAAACATCCTGAAAGAAGTCCAGAAAGTCTCTTTCTTTGGAAAAACACAGCCAATTATGCAAATTCAGCTGGAGGCACTGCATGGCAGGACATTTGTCCAGTTACTTCCctttgagccttagttttctcatctttaaaatgggaataatattgtTTGCCAGTCAGGAAACTGAAAGTTCCAAGCATATATGCAGGCTTGATTCCTTGTGTTCATAATCAGAGCAGCAGAGAAGGCAAATGGACAAAAACATGGAGCTTCAGAGAGGGTACATGACTACATAACTTCCCTAAAGTCCGCCAGTTGGTAAGGGGCAGAGTCAGAGTGTGCTTCCAGGCCTGTCTGACCCCAAGCCTACGTGCTTCCCCATCCTCCCTAACTAGGTACCTTGGATAGAATCTGGGTCTGCCTAACAGCTAATTAACGAAGGTCATGTGCTGTGAAAT
Above is a genomic segment from Dama dama isolate Ldn47 chromosome 15, ASM3311817v1, whole genome shotgun sequence containing:
- the GDF10 gene encoding growth/differentiation factor 10; translated protein: MARGPARTSLRPGSQQLPLLSLLLLLLLRDADGSHTAAARPAPPAAADGLAGDKNPQRSPGDVVAAQNPGAQDMVAVHMLRLYEKYSRRGARPGGGNTVRSFRARLEVVNQKAVYFFNLTSMQDSEMILTATFHFYSEPRWPPAREVPCKQRAKNASCRLLPPGPPARQHLLFRSLSQNTATQGLLRGAMALPPPPRGLWQAKDISLIVKAARRDGELLLSAQLDSGEKDMGVPRLGPHAPYILIYANDLAISEPNSVAVTLQRYDPFQAGDPEPGAAPNSSADPRVRRATQATGPLQNNELPGLDERPEHAPHAQHYHKHELWPSPFRALKPRPGRKDRRKKGQDVFMASSQVLDFDEKTMQKARKKQWDEPRVCSRRYLKVDFADIGWNEWIISPKSFDAYYCSGACEFPMPKMVRPSNHATIQSIVRAVGIVPGIPEPCCVPDKMSSLGVLFLDENRNVVLKVYPNMSVETCACR